A single genomic interval of Picosynechococcus sp. PCC 7003 harbors:
- a CDS encoding CmpA/NrtA family ABC transporter substrate-binding protein, with product MKRRHLLKYGTFAAWGYGLTACNRLPDAVRLPGRSARKEEPEPTAPVLDLSAPEKQTLTLGYVPDLAIAPWLMALTQGFFEQYGLEIKLYPQVDQQAVEQGLLESRFDAAITSFSTPLIYQLKSPRVDLIALMQIHRHGGVFCGRQQTWADNIRSGIDYANFAEFAAAYRDYVRALPEKTFGVDHDYSITAYLYRYWWAALGFHPDRDLELVTFAPTELRHKLQAGIIQGYCSQEPWGQEAIANDSGFVQYLSGDIWQGHPGPVITTSAGWLEENPNTAKALIAATLQGCQYCQNPTHAATIGPLLASNLDLDPTAITALFSGQYFYGGDGDRPIARRDSPIWFDQGRRITAPDQANYCWQSHGLWLLTQMVRWRHFDLRQYPQNARELVAAAYPTEPYGAIAQGFGLRLPPEPLKSEIHFIDQRAFLPNQVASYLNQFKIRT from the coding sequence ATGAAACGTCGCCACCTGCTCAAATACGGCACCTTTGCGGCTTGGGGTTACGGCCTCACCGCCTGTAATCGACTCCCAGATGCCGTTCGTCTGCCGGGTAGATCCGCCAGAAAAGAGGAGCCAGAACCAACTGCTCCCGTATTAGACCTGAGTGCCCCAGAAAAACAAACCCTTACCCTAGGTTATGTGCCAGACTTGGCGATCGCCCCCTGGCTCATGGCCCTTACCCAAGGCTTTTTTGAGCAGTATGGCCTGGAAATTAAGCTTTATCCCCAAGTAGATCAACAGGCCGTGGAGCAGGGATTATTAGAATCCCGTTTTGATGCGGCAATTACCTCCTTTTCGACACCGCTCATTTATCAACTCAAAAGTCCTAGGGTTGATCTGATCGCGTTGATGCAGATCCATCGCCACGGTGGTGTTTTTTGTGGTCGCCAACAAACCTGGGCCGATAATATTCGTTCTGGCATCGACTATGCTAATTTTGCGGAATTTGCTGCAGCCTACCGGGACTATGTGCGGGCTTTACCGGAAAAAACCTTTGGGGTAGATCACGACTACAGCATCACGGCTTATCTTTACCGCTATTGGTGGGCGGCCCTGGGCTTCCATCCAGATCGAGATTTGGAGTTGGTTACCTTTGCGCCTACGGAGCTTCGCCATAAATTACAAGCCGGCATTATCCAAGGCTACTGCAGCCAAGAGCCTTGGGGACAAGAGGCGATCGCCAATGACTCTGGTTTTGTTCAATACCTCTCAGGGGATATTTGGCAGGGTCACCCAGGACCGGTGATCACCACCAGTGCGGGCTGGCTAGAAGAAAACCCAAATACAGCTAAGGCTCTCATTGCCGCCACTTTACAGGGTTGCCAATATTGCCAAAATCCCACCCACGCCGCCACCATTGGACCTCTATTGGCCAGTAACCTTGACCTGGATCCCACCGCCATTACTGCGCTTTTTAGTGGGCAATATTTCTACGGAGGAGATGGCGATCGCCCCATTGCCCGGCGGGATAGTCCCATTTGGTTTGACCAAGGGCGACGAATTACGGCCCCCGACCAAGCCAACTACTGCTGGCAATCCCATGGCCTGTGGCTCCTCACCCAGATGGTTCGCTGGCGACATTTTGATCTACGACAATATCCCCAAAATGCCCGTGAACTGGTGGCGGCGGCTTACCCCACGGAACCCTATGGGGCGATCGCCCAGGGATTTGGGTTGCGTTTACCCCCCGAACCCCTTAAGTCAGAGATTCACTTCATTGACCAACGGGCCTTTTTACCGAACCAAGTGGCCAGCTATCTCAATCAGTTCAAAATCCGCACCTGA
- the dxs gene encoding 1-deoxy-D-xylulose-5-phosphate synthase, which yields MHLSEITHPNQLHGLTTRQLEEIARQIREKHLQTIAASGGHLGPGLGVVELTLALYQTLDLDRDKVVWDVGHQAYPHKLITGRYNEFHTLRQKDGVAGYLKRSENVFDHFGAGHASTSISAALGMALARDAKGEDFKCVAVIGDGALTGGMALEAINHAGHLPDTNLMVVLNDNEMSISPNVGAISRYLNKVRLSDPVQFLTDNLEEQVKHLPFLGDSLTPEMERLKDSMKRLAVSKVGAVIEELGFKYFGPVDGHNLEELIRTFKQAHKAKGPTLVHVATVKGKGYAIAEKDQVGYHAQKPFDLATGKAFPSKKPTPPSYSKVFAHTLTTLAENNPKIVGITAAMATGTGLDKLQQKLPKQYIDVGIAEQHAVTLAAGLACEGIRPVVAIYSTFLQRAYDQIIHDVCIQKLPVFFCLDRAGIVGADGPTHQGMYDIAYLRLIPNIVVMAPKDEAELQRMLVTGIEYTDGAIAMRYPRGNGVGAPLMEDGWEPLPIGKGEILRNGDDILLIGYGAMVHSTLQVAEILSEHGISATVINARFVKPLDTDLIAPLAKQIGKVATFEEGCLMGGFGSAVCEALQDHDVLVPVKRFGIGDVLVDHATPAESKAAHGLTPAQMAESIRAAFFQKDAAKTTTTV from the coding sequence ATGCATCTGAGTGAAATTACCCATCCGAACCAACTCCACGGTCTAACCACCCGTCAGTTGGAAGAGATTGCCCGGCAAATTCGAGAAAAACACCTCCAGACGATTGCCGCAAGCGGTGGTCATCTCGGCCCTGGTTTAGGGGTGGTTGAACTCACCCTCGCCCTCTACCAAACCCTTGATCTCGATCGTGACAAAGTGGTGTGGGATGTTGGTCATCAGGCTTATCCCCATAAGTTGATTACCGGACGCTACAACGAATTCCACACCCTCCGGCAAAAGGATGGGGTCGCCGGCTACCTCAAGCGCAGCGAAAATGTGTTTGATCATTTTGGTGCCGGTCACGCCTCGACCAGTATCTCCGCAGCCCTAGGGATGGCATTGGCACGGGATGCAAAGGGGGAAGATTTTAAATGTGTGGCGGTGATTGGTGATGGTGCGTTGACCGGCGGCATGGCCCTCGAAGCGATTAACCATGCGGGTCATTTACCTGACACCAACCTGATGGTGGTGCTCAACGACAATGAGATGTCCATTTCCCCAAATGTGGGGGCCATCTCGCGCTATCTCAACAAAGTTCGCCTCAGTGATCCTGTTCAGTTCCTGACCGATAACCTCGAAGAACAAGTCAAACATCTCCCCTTCCTGGGGGATTCCCTCACCCCAGAGATGGAACGGCTCAAGGACAGCATGAAACGCTTGGCGGTCTCGAAGGTTGGCGCAGTCATTGAAGAATTAGGCTTTAAGTATTTTGGCCCCGTGGATGGCCACAACCTCGAAGAGTTGATCCGCACCTTTAAACAGGCCCATAAGGCAAAAGGCCCGACCCTCGTCCACGTCGCTACGGTGAAGGGCAAAGGCTATGCGATCGCCGAAAAAGATCAAGTGGGCTACCATGCCCAGAAACCCTTTGACTTGGCCACCGGCAAAGCGTTTCCTTCGAAGAAACCAACGCCACCAAGCTATTCCAAAGTCTTTGCCCACACCCTGACCACCCTCGCGGAGAACAATCCTAAAATTGTCGGGATTACAGCGGCGATGGCCACCGGTACAGGGTTGGATAAGCTCCAGCAAAAATTACCGAAACAGTACATCGACGTCGGCATTGCCGAACAACACGCCGTTACCCTCGCGGCAGGTCTCGCCTGTGAAGGCATACGGCCAGTGGTCGCGATTTATTCGACCTTCCTGCAACGGGCCTACGACCAAATTATCCATGATGTCTGTATTCAAAAACTACCGGTCTTTTTCTGCCTCGACCGGGCGGGCATCGTAGGGGCTGACGGGCCGACCCACCAGGGGATGTACGATATTGCCTACCTGCGCCTTATTCCCAATATTGTGGTGATGGCACCCAAGGATGAAGCCGAACTACAACGGATGCTCGTCACCGGCATTGAATACACGGACGGGGCGATCGCCATGCGGTATCCCAGAGGGAATGGCGTCGGCGCACCGTTAATGGAAGACGGTTGGGAACCCCTCCCCATCGGCAAAGGGGAAATCCTCCGTAATGGTGATGATATTCTTCTGATCGGCTATGGAGCCATGGTGCACTCGACCCTCCAGGTGGCTGAAATTCTCAGTGAACATGGCATTAGCGCCACGGTGATCAACGCACGATTTGTGAAACCCTTAGACACCGACCTCATTGCTCCCCTCGCGAAGCAAATTGGTAAGGTTGCCACCTTTGAAGAGGGCTGCTTAATGGGTGGTTTTGGGTCTGCGGTCTGTGAAGCGCTCCAGGATCATGATGTGCTTGTTCCCGTAAAACGCTTTGGCATTGGGGATGTACTCGTGGACCACGCGACTCCGGCGGAATCGAAAGCGGCCCATGGGTTGACCCCAGCCCAGATGGCAGAGTCAATTCGAGCCGCATTTTTCCAGAAAGATGCCGCCAAGACAACCACCACCGTTTAA